One genomic region from Cinclus cinclus chromosome 22, bCinCin1.1, whole genome shotgun sequence encodes:
- the SRR gene encoding serine racemase — MAALGLSDVRDAERRLRGRIHRTPLLTCAGLDRMAGRRLLFKCELLQKTGSFKIRGALNAVRSLVEESERAGRELPRAVVTHSSGNHGQALACAAQAEGIPAYIVVPRTAPQCKQDAILAYGATLVPCDPTDKSRAETASAVVQETGGVLVHPNQEPAVIAGQGTIALEVLEQAPHVNAVVVPVGGGGMVAGIAVAIKALRPDVKVFAAEPSNVDDCYQSKVRGELTPNLHSRDTIADAVKTSIGPNTWPIIRDLVDDVLTVSEEEIKQATWLVWERMKLLIEPTAGVGLAAVLSEQFQAVPWDVQNVCIVLCGGNVDLRSLTWLTDLSGKAE, encoded by the exons ATGGCCGCGCTGGGGCTGAGCGACGTGCGGGATGCGGAGCGGCGGCTGCGGGGCCGCATCCATCGTACCCCGCTGCTCACCTGCGCCGGGCTGGACCGCATGGCCGGCCGGAGGCTGCTTTTCAAGTGCGAGCTCTTGCAGAAGACCGGATCCTTCAAG ATCCGCGGTGCCCTGAACGCGGTGAGGAGCCTCGTTGAGGAAAGCGAGCGTGCGGGCCGGGAGCTGCCCCGCGCTGTGGTGACACACAGCAGTGGCAATCACGGGCAGGCACTCGCCTGTGCTGCCCAGGCAGAAG ggattCCTGCCTACATCGTTGTGCCCCGAACAGCCCCGCAGTGTAAGCAAGATGCCATTCTTGCCTATGGTGCCACACTGGTGCCATGTGACCCCACTGACAAG TCCAGAGCTGAGACAGCATCTGCTGTAGTCCAGGAGACAGGAGGAGTCCTGGTGCACCCCAACCAGGAGCCGGCGGTGATCGCAGGGCAAGGCACAATTGCCCTGGAGGTTCTGGAGCAG GCACCCCATGTAAATGCAGTGGTGGTTCCTGTTGGAGGCGGAGGAATGGTGGCAGGAATAGCAGTCGCCATCAAG gcttTGAGGCCAGATGTGAAGGTGTTTGCTGCTGAGCCAAGCAATGTGGATGACTGTTATCAGTCCAAGGTCCGAGGGGAGCTGACCCCCAACCTCCACTCACGGGATACCATTGCAGACGCAGTGAAAACCAGCATCGGACCCAACACGTGGCCCATCATCAGGGATTTGGTTGATGATGTCCTGACAGTCTCAGAGGAAGAAATCAAG CAAGCCACGTGGCTGGTGTGGGAAAGGATGAAGCTGCTCATTGAGCCAACAGCAGGCGTGGGACTGGCGGCCGTGCTCTCGGAGCAGTTCCAGGCAGTCCCCTGGGATGTACAGAATGTTTGCATCGTGCTGTGTGGGGGAAATGTGGACCTGAGATCCCTGACCTGGCTCACAGACCTCTCTGGGAAAGCAGAATGA
- the TSR1 gene encoding pre-rRNA-processing protein TSR1 homolog isoform X1 has product MVMAAAGAHRPGPLKQQNKAHKGGKHSGSSQRRAGGRVPVKAQPRRRLRDLNRVDRRHQALQLRRQRKEAVLAEKRSLGSRDGPPHLVVVVLLHSRAAVHDSLRLLQSQDSAVVRADEGGAGGFALLCPRLKQRWRFVTAQAGDLHAVLDLAKVADSMLFILDPVDGWDSAGEHCLSCLFAQGLPSYALAVLGGTDLPPKKRIDARKKLFKSIEKRFPEAKLFPLNTEQESLLLLRHLSSQKQRHLAFRDRRTHLLARAAEFVPSQDSDLVGTLKVSGFVRGQTLNVNSLVHIVGHGDFQLSQVDAPPDPLSLNPRVVKGQKKSQDMEVQDDAGNGADEMEEDIKVLMKADPSKQESLQSEVVPDPMEGEQTWPTEEELQEAEDSLKANRRVVKVPKGTSKYQAAWIVDDGEEGSEKDDDDDEDDDMDDDLMEEAVSQEGESSEEEAGEEESETMTVSECLRDDQYDEKMEEDEQMLERYKQERMDEMFPDEVDTPRDVPARVRFQKYRGLKSFRTSPWDPKENLPRDYSRIFQFQDFSRTRKNLFKQIEKEETEGASVGWYVTLHVCNVPVSVMESFKEGKPLVLFSLLPHEQKMSVLNFLVRRHPGNSEPVRAKEELIFHCGFRRFRASPLFSQHTSADKHKLERFLRPDAALVVTVYAPITFPPASVLLFKQRSNGMHDLIATGSLLSVDPDRIVIKRLVLSGHPFKIFTKTAVVRYMFFNREDVMWFKPVELRTKWGRRGHIKEPLGTHGHMKCHFDGQLKSQDTVLLNLYKRVFPKWTYDPHVPEPVPWVRSESALPEREVEME; this is encoded by the exons ATGGTgatggcggcggcgggcgcgcaCCGGCCCGGGCCGCTCAAGCAGCAGAATAAAGCGCACAAGGGCGGCAAGCACAGTGGGTCCTCGCAGCGCCGCGCTGGAG GCCGCGTCCCCGTCAAGGCCCAGCCCCGCCGGCGCCTCCGCGACCTGAACAGGGTGGACCGGCGGCATCAGGCGCTGCAACTCCGCCGGCAGCGCAAGGAGGCG GTGCTGGCGGAGAAGCGCAGCCTCGGCAGCAGGGACGGGCCCCCGCACCTCGTGGTTgtggtgctgctgcacagcagggctgcagtcCACGACTCCCTGCGcttgctgcagagccaggactCGGCCGTTGTCCGGGCAGATGAGGGCGGAGCTGGTGGCTTTGCCCTCCTCTGCCCCCGGCTCAAGCAGCGCTGGCGCTTtgtcacagcccaggcag GAGATCTTCATGCTGTCTTAGACCTTGCCAAGGTTGCTGACTCCATGCTGTTCATCCTGGACCCTGTGGATggctgggacagtgctggggaacACTGTCTCTCCTGCCTCTTTGCACAGGGGCTCCCCAGTTATG CTCTGGCTGTCCTGGGTGGCACTGACCTGCCCCCTAAGAAGAGGATAGATGCCAGGAAGAAACTCTTCAAATCCATTGAGAAGCGTTTTCCCGAGGCCAAGCTCTTCccactgaacacagagcaggaATCCTTGCTACTCCTGAGGCACCTCAGCTCCCAGAAGCAGAGGCACCTGGCTTTTCGGGACCGCCGCACTCACCTGCTCGCCCGTGCTGCTGAGTTTGTGCCCAGCCAGGACAGTGACTTGGTTGGGACCCTGAAGGTGTCTGGCTTTGTCCGGGGACAGACCCTCAATGTGAACAGCCTGGTACACATTGTAGGCCATGGGGACTTCCAGCTCAGCCAGGTGGATGCACCCCCTGACCCGCTCTCTTTGAACCCACGAGTGGTTAAAGGACAGAAGAAGAGTCAGGACATGGAGGTTCAG GATGATGCTGGAAACGGTGCTGATGAGATGGAGGAAGACATCAAGGTCCTGATGAAGGCAGATCCAAGCAAGCAGGAGTCTCTGCAGTCAGAAGTAGTTCCTGATCCCATGGAAGGAGAGCAGACATGGCCCACTGAAGAAGaactgcaggaagcagagg ATTCTCTGAAGGCAAACAGGAGGGTGGTGAAAGTCCCCAAAGGCACATCCAAGTACCAGGCTGCCTGGATTGTGGATGATGGAGAAGAAGGCAGTGagaaagatgatgatgatgatgaagatgacGACATGGATGATGATCTGATGGAAGAGGCAGTTTCTCAG GAGGGGGAGAGCAGTGAGGAGgaagctggggaggaggagagtgAGACCATGACTGTGTCAGAGTGCCTGCGGGATGACCAGTACGATGAGAAGATGGAGGAGGATGAACAGATGCTGGAGAGATACAAACAGGAGAGAATGGATGAGATGTTTCCAGATGAGGTGGACACACCACGGGATGTGCCTGCCAGAGTCAG GTTCCAGAAGTACAGGGGGCTGAAAAGCTTCCGGACTTCTCCTTGGGACCCCAAAGAGAATCTTCCAAGGGATTATTCCAGGATCTTCCAGTTCCAGGACTTCTCCCGAACCAGAAAGAACCTCTTCAAGCAAATAGAGAAGGAGGAGACTGAAGGAGCTTCG GTGGGCTGGTATGTTACACTTCATGTCTGCAATGTCCCTGTCTCGGTGATGGAGAGCTTCAAGGAAGGGAAACCCCTGGTCCTGTTCTCGCTGCTTCCCCACGAACAAAAG ATGTCTGTGTTGAACTTCCTGGTGCGTCGGCATCCGGGCAATAGTGAGCCAGTGAGGGCCAAGGAGGAGCTGATCTTCCACTGCGGGTTCAGACGCTTCCGAGCATCCCCCCTGTTCTCCCAGCACACCTCAG CTGATAAGCACAAGCTGGAGCGTTTCCTGCGCCCAGATGCTGCCCTGGTGGTGACTGTTTATGCTCCCATCACTTTCCCTCCTGCCTCCGTGCTGCTTTTCAAACAGAGAAGTAATG GAATGCACGACCTCATTGCCACGGGCTCCCTGCTCTCTGTGGACCCCGACAGGATTGTCATCAAGCGCCTGGTGCTCAGTGGCCACCCCTTCAAGATCTTCACCAAGACAGCTGTCGTGCGATACATGTTCTTCAACAGAG AGGATGTGATGTGGTTCAAGCCTGTGGAGCTGAGGACAAAGTGGGGACGCAGAGGGCACATCAAGGAGCCATTAG GGACCCATGGCCACATGAAGTGTCACTTTGACGGGCAGCTCAAATCCCAGGACACGGTGCTGCTGAACCTCTACAAGCGCGTTTTTCCCAAATGGACTTATGACCCTCATGTCCCGGAGCCTGTGCCATGGGTGAGGAGTGAGAGTGCGCTGCCAGAGCGGGAGGTGGAAATGGAATGA
- the TSR1 gene encoding pre-rRNA-processing protein TSR1 homolog isoform X2, producing MAAAGAHRPGPLKQQNKAHKGGKHSGSSQRRAGGRVPVKAQPRRRLRDLNRVDRRHQALQLRRQRKEAVLAEKRSLGSRDGPPHLVVVVLLHSRAAVHDSLRLLQSQDSAVVRADEGGAGGFALLCPRLKQRWRFVTAQAGDLHAVLDLAKVADSMLFILDPVDGWDSAGEHCLSCLFAQGLPSYALAVLGGTDLPPKKRIDARKKLFKSIEKRFPEAKLFPLNTEQESLLLLRHLSSQKQRHLAFRDRRTHLLARAAEFVPSQDSDLVGTLKVSGFVRGQTLNVNSLVHIVGHGDFQLSQVDAPPDPLSLNPRVVKGQKKSQDMEVQVCRDDAGNGADEMEEDIKVLMKADPSKQESLQSEVVPDPMEGEQTWPTEEELQEAEDSLKANRRVVKVPKGTSKYQAAWIVDDGEEGSEKDDDDDEDDDMDDDLMEEAVSQGESSEEEAGEEESETMTVSECLRDDQYDEKMEEDEQMLERYKQERMDEMFPDEVDTPRDVPARVRFQKYRGLKSFRTSPWDPKENLPRDYSRIFQFQDFSRTRKNLFKQIEKEETEGASVGWYVTLHVCNVPVSVMESFKEGKPLVLFSLLPHEQKMSVLNFLVRRHPGNSEPVRAKEELIFHCGFRRFRASPLFSQHTSADKHKLERFLRPDAALVVTVYAPITFPPASVLLFKQRSNGMHDLIATGSLLSVDPDRIVIKRLVLSGHPFKIFTKTAVVRYMFFNREDVMWFKPVELRTKWGRRGHIKEPLGTHGHMKCHFDGQLKSQDTVLLNLYKRVFPKWTYDPHVPEPVPWVRSESALPEREVEME from the exons atggcggcggcgggcgcgcaCCGGCCCGGGCCGCTCAAGCAGCAGAATAAAGCGCACAAGGGCGGCAAGCACAGTGGGTCCTCGCAGCGCCGCGCTGGAG GCCGCGTCCCCGTCAAGGCCCAGCCCCGCCGGCGCCTCCGCGACCTGAACAGGGTGGACCGGCGGCATCAGGCGCTGCAACTCCGCCGGCAGCGCAAGGAGGCG GTGCTGGCGGAGAAGCGCAGCCTCGGCAGCAGGGACGGGCCCCCGCACCTCGTGGTTgtggtgctgctgcacagcagggctgcagtcCACGACTCCCTGCGcttgctgcagagccaggactCGGCCGTTGTCCGGGCAGATGAGGGCGGAGCTGGTGGCTTTGCCCTCCTCTGCCCCCGGCTCAAGCAGCGCTGGCGCTTtgtcacagcccaggcag GAGATCTTCATGCTGTCTTAGACCTTGCCAAGGTTGCTGACTCCATGCTGTTCATCCTGGACCCTGTGGATggctgggacagtgctggggaacACTGTCTCTCCTGCCTCTTTGCACAGGGGCTCCCCAGTTATG CTCTGGCTGTCCTGGGTGGCACTGACCTGCCCCCTAAGAAGAGGATAGATGCCAGGAAGAAACTCTTCAAATCCATTGAGAAGCGTTTTCCCGAGGCCAAGCTCTTCccactgaacacagagcaggaATCCTTGCTACTCCTGAGGCACCTCAGCTCCCAGAAGCAGAGGCACCTGGCTTTTCGGGACCGCCGCACTCACCTGCTCGCCCGTGCTGCTGAGTTTGTGCCCAGCCAGGACAGTGACTTGGTTGGGACCCTGAAGGTGTCTGGCTTTGTCCGGGGACAGACCCTCAATGTGAACAGCCTGGTACACATTGTAGGCCATGGGGACTTCCAGCTCAGCCAGGTGGATGCACCCCCTGACCCGCTCTCTTTGAACCCACGAGTGGTTAAAGGACAGAAGAAGAGTCAGGACATGGAGGTTCAGGTATGTAGG GATGATGCTGGAAACGGTGCTGATGAGATGGAGGAAGACATCAAGGTCCTGATGAAGGCAGATCCAAGCAAGCAGGAGTCTCTGCAGTCAGAAGTAGTTCCTGATCCCATGGAAGGAGAGCAGACATGGCCCACTGAAGAAGaactgcaggaagcagagg ATTCTCTGAAGGCAAACAGGAGGGTGGTGAAAGTCCCCAAAGGCACATCCAAGTACCAGGCTGCCTGGATTGTGGATGATGGAGAAGAAGGCAGTGagaaagatgatgatgatgatgaagatgacGACATGGATGATGATCTGATGGAAGAGGCAGTTTCTCAG GGGGAGAGCAGTGAGGAGgaagctggggaggaggagagtgAGACCATGACTGTGTCAGAGTGCCTGCGGGATGACCAGTACGATGAGAAGATGGAGGAGGATGAACAGATGCTGGAGAGATACAAACAGGAGAGAATGGATGAGATGTTTCCAGATGAGGTGGACACACCACGGGATGTGCCTGCCAGAGTCAG GTTCCAGAAGTACAGGGGGCTGAAAAGCTTCCGGACTTCTCCTTGGGACCCCAAAGAGAATCTTCCAAGGGATTATTCCAGGATCTTCCAGTTCCAGGACTTCTCCCGAACCAGAAAGAACCTCTTCAAGCAAATAGAGAAGGAGGAGACTGAAGGAGCTTCG GTGGGCTGGTATGTTACACTTCATGTCTGCAATGTCCCTGTCTCGGTGATGGAGAGCTTCAAGGAAGGGAAACCCCTGGTCCTGTTCTCGCTGCTTCCCCACGAACAAAAG ATGTCTGTGTTGAACTTCCTGGTGCGTCGGCATCCGGGCAATAGTGAGCCAGTGAGGGCCAAGGAGGAGCTGATCTTCCACTGCGGGTTCAGACGCTTCCGAGCATCCCCCCTGTTCTCCCAGCACACCTCAG CTGATAAGCACAAGCTGGAGCGTTTCCTGCGCCCAGATGCTGCCCTGGTGGTGACTGTTTATGCTCCCATCACTTTCCCTCCTGCCTCCGTGCTGCTTTTCAAACAGAGAAGTAATG GAATGCACGACCTCATTGCCACGGGCTCCCTGCTCTCTGTGGACCCCGACAGGATTGTCATCAAGCGCCTGGTGCTCAGTGGCCACCCCTTCAAGATCTTCACCAAGACAGCTGTCGTGCGATACATGTTCTTCAACAGAG AGGATGTGATGTGGTTCAAGCCTGTGGAGCTGAGGACAAAGTGGGGACGCAGAGGGCACATCAAGGAGCCATTAG GGACCCATGGCCACATGAAGTGTCACTTTGACGGGCAGCTCAAATCCCAGGACACGGTGCTGCTGAACCTCTACAAGCGCGTTTTTCCCAAATGGACTTATGACCCTCATGTCCCGGAGCCTGTGCCATGGGTGAGGAGTGAGAGTGCGCTGCCAGAGCGGGAGGTGGAAATGGAATGA